Proteins encoded within one genomic window of Saccharomyces paradoxus chromosome V, complete sequence:
- the LCP5 gene encoding small subunit rRNA maturation protein LCP5 (Essential protein involved in maturation of 18S rRNA~similar to YER127W), with protein sequence MSELNALLKDINGSLTSTSESLERLSGIYSNSEIDENPKSNQLHEHLFSDAKKPTEKVSLLSLKNGSMLGYINSLLMLIGNRLDDKCKDPSARDARERSIQHRVVLERGVKPLEKKLAYQLDKLTRAYVKMEKEYKDAEKRALERTTLLNHDDSEDDESSEDEIAYRPNTSGIVNTNKKSLSYGAEDASKEGNEEENGDNESGVYRPPKITAVLPPQQTHFEDRFDAREHKDRSNKSRMQAMEEYIRESSDQPDWSASIGADIVNHGRGGIKSSRDTEKERRVTSFEEDNFTRLNITNKAEKRKQKQRERNARMNVIGGEDFGIFSSKRKLEDSTSRRGAKKTRSAWDRAQRRL encoded by the coding sequence ATGTCTGAACTTAATGCATTATTAAAAGATATCAACGGTTCGCTCACTTCGACATCAGAATCCTTGGAAAGATTATCTGGGATTTATAGTAATTCTGAGATTGATGAGAATCCTAAGAGTAACCAACTACATGAGCATCTATTTTCCGACGCTAAGAAGCCAACTGAGAAAGTATCGCTGCTATCGTTAAAAAATGGAAGCATGTTGGGGTACATAAATTCTCTATTGATGCTCATAGGTAATAGACTAGATGACAAATGCAAAGATCCTTCCGCTAGGGATGCACGTGAACGCTCTATCCAACACCGTGTGGTATTAGAGCGTGGTGTCAAACctctggaaaaaaaattagctTATCAATTGGACAAGCTGACTAGAGCATATGTCAAAATGGAAAAGGAATACAAAGATGCTGAGAAACGTGCGTTGGAAAGAACTACCTTGCTGAATCACGACGACAGCGAAGATGATGAGTCTAGCGAAGATGAAATAGCATACAGGCCAAATACCTCTGGAATCGTCAAcacaaataaaaaatcattatcgTACGGGGCTGAAGATGCATCCAAGGAAGGAAacgaggaagaaaatggtGACAATGAATCGGGCGTATATAGACCGCCAAAGATTACCGCTGTCCTACCACCACAACAAACGCATTTCGAAGACAGATTTGATGCCAGAGAACACAAAGATCGTAGTAACAAATCGCGTATGCAAGCCATGGAAGAATATATCAGAGAGTCATCAGACCAACCGGACTGGAGCGCATCTATTGGTGCTGACATTGTGAACCATGGAAGAGGTGGTATTAAATCTTCGAGAGACACAGAAAAGGAACGTAGAGTCActtcatttgaagaagataactTTACCAGATTGAATATTACGAATAAAGCTGAAAAGAGGAAGCAAAAgcaaagagaaagaaatgcaaggatGAACGTTATTGGTGGTGAAGATTTTGGTATATTCAGTTCAAAGAGGAAGCTAGAAGATAGCACTTCGAGACGTGGGGCGAAGAAGACTCGTTCTGCTTGGGATAGAGCGCAGAGGAGACTATAG
- the VFA1 gene encoding Vfa1p (Protein that interacts with Vps4p and has a role in vacuolar sorting~similar to YER128W), translating into MINEYIARKVALKDMQPCAICSKPSTTVLYNASGPDWLYTCEIHLQDNPQFVIPLYSTEYNEAVAQLKLVKGKMDGLASAQNQLGSWDGWVTKIFSKKEKQKKDDSKSPEPTTTESADISPETKNDAEILLETQKQYSKILDKVTELQKKSRKYELAKIMFESRVLRKRTEQLNRERYLKEQENYSNTDPEDLLRKHVFPSVPK; encoded by the coding sequence atGATAAACGAATATATTGCCAGAAAAGTTGCTCTCAAGGACATGCAACCATGCGCGATCTGTAGCAAACCATCCACAACAGTTCTTTACAACGCATCTGGTCCAGATTGGCTGTACACATGCGAAATACATTTACAAGATAACCCTCAATTTGTCATTCCCCTCTATAGTACAGAGTATAACGAAGCTGTAGCCCAATTAAAACTAGTGAAGGGGAAAATGGATGGTTTGGCATCAGCCCAAAACCAATTAGGGTCCTGGGATGGTTGGGTTACTAAAATCTTCtccaagaaagaaaagcagAAGAAGGACGACTCTAAAAGTCCAGAGCCAACTACAACCGAATCTGCTGATATCTCTCCGGAGACTAAGAACGATGCAGAAATCTTGTTGGAAACACAGAAACAGTACAGCAAAATACTTGACAAAGTTACAGaattgcaaaaaaaaagtagaaaaTACGAGCTGGCAAAAATCATGTTTGAAAGCAGAGTCCTAAGAAAACGAACGGAACAACTGAATCGTGAACGATACCTAaaggaacaagaaaactacTCTAATACAGATCCTGAGGATCTGCTTCGAAAACACGTGTTTCCCTCTGTTCCAAAATAG